The sequence below is a genomic window from Microbacterium sp. SORGH_AS_0888.
CAGGGCCCCGACGGATCGATGGGCGACGCCCCGATCCACGGCCTGTACCTCGGCGACATCCGGCTGATCTCCCATCTGCGCCTGCGCGTGGGCGGCGCCTCCGGCGAGCACGTCGCCATCGCCGAGGACGCCGCCGATCGCGCGGTCTTCGTCTCGCTCGTGCGGCAGCTCGACGACGCCGACGCCGACCCGCACCTGCGCGCGGTGCGGACACGCACGGTCACCGCGAGCGGACTGCGCGAGGGCGTGCGTCTCGAGTCCGCGCTCGCGGATCCGCTGCGCACGACGGTGGAGATCGCACTCTCGAGCGACCTCGCGGCGATGGACCTGGTCAAGTCCGGACGCTCGGGGGACCCTGCCGCGTTCGAGCTCGCGGGAACGACCGCGCACTGGGGCCGCGACGCGGTTCGGGTCGCGGTGACCGCCGAGGGGGCACGGCTGCGGGTCGACGGCGACCTGCTCGTCCTGACCTGGGACATCGAGCTCGTGCCGGGCTCGGCCGCGGAGGTGGAGTGGCGCGTCGAGGCGACCGACGCGCGCGCGGTGGTCACGGCCCCCACGACGCCCGTACCGTGGTCGCAGCCGTCCGTCGTCGACGACGACCGGCTGCGCCGCTGGGTCGAGCGGGCACTCGGAGATCTCGACGCGCTCCGGCTGGAGACGACCCGCGCGCCCGGTGAGCAGTTCCTCGCCGCCGGCGCGCCGTGGTTCTTCACCCTCTTCGGACGGGACTCCCTGTGGGCCGCGCGCATGCTCCTGCCCCTGGGCACCGGCCTGGCGGCATCCACCCTGCGCGTGCTGGCACGGTTCCAGGGCCGGGAGTCGGTCTCGGACACCGCCGAGCAGCCGGGGAAGATCATGCACGAGCTGCGCCGCGACACGCTCGAGATCCCGGGCGAGGCCATCGCTCTCCCCCCGCTCTACTACGGCACGGTCGACGCCACTCCGCTGTGGGTGTGCCTGCTGCACGACGCCTGGCGCGCGGGGATGCCGGACGCGGAGGTGGCCGAGCTGCTGCCGCACCTGGAGGCCGCGCTGTCCTGGATGCGCGACTTCGGCGACAGCGACGGCGACGGGCTCCTGGAGTACGTCGACGAGACCGGCCACGGGCTCTCGAACCAGGGCTGGAAGGACTCCGGGGACAGCGTGCAGTGGCGCGACGGAACGCTCGCGCAGGGCCCCATCGCGCTGTGCGAGGTGCAGGCCTACGCCTACGAGGCGGCTCGGCACGGTGCGGACCTGCTGGAGCACTTCGGACGCGATGGGACGGGGTGGCGGGACTGGGCCTCGCGGTTGCGTGCCGCGTTCCACGACAGGTTCTGGGTCGACGACCCCGAGGGCGCCTTCCCCGCGATCGCACTCGACGCAGACAAACGCCCCGTCGACAGCGTGACCTCGAACATCGGACACCTGCTCGGCACGGGACTCCTGGACGCAGCGCAGGCTCGGCTCGTCGCGCGCAGGCTCCTCTCCCCCGCCCTGGACTCCGGCTACGGGCTCCGCACGCTCGCCACCGATGCGGGCGGCTACTGGCCGCTCGGCTATCATCGCGGCACCGTGTGGGCGCACGACACGGCGATCGCCATCCGCGGGCTGGCTGCCGAGGGGATCGCCCCGGGCCCGCTCATCGACGGACTCCTGTCCGCGGCGGCGGCATTCGACTACCGGATGCCGGAGCTCCACGGCGGAGACGCGCGCTCCGCGATCGGGCGGCCGGTGCCGTATCCTGCGGCGTGCCGCCCGCAGGCGTGGTCGGCGGCGGCGGCCGTCACGTGCCTGGATGCGAAGGTCCGGAACGCGGGAGAATCCTGAGCCACGGACGACCCATCCGTTCGTATAGCTAGATATTCTAGCTATATGAACGACGCTCCCCCCGGCTCACGACGACGCTGGGCCGCACTGGTCTTCATCAGCATCGCGGTGTCCTTGATCATCGTGGACTCCACGATCGTGAACGTCGCGGTGCCCTCCATCGTCGGCGACCTGGGCCTCACCTCGACCCAGGTGCAGTGGGTGCAGGAGGCCTACACGCTCGTGTTCGCCTCCCTCCTCCTGCTGTTCGGCGTGTTCGCCGACCGATGGGGCAGACGCCGCGTGCTGCTGACCGGCGTCGCGATCTTCACGCTGGCCTCGGTGGGCGCGGCCCTCGCCCCCACGGGCGGTGCGCTCATCGCGCTGCGGGTGCTGCAGGGCGCGGGCGGAGCCATGATGCTGCCGACCACCCTCTCGCTGATCAACGCGACCTTCCGCGGCCGCGAGCGCGCCATCGCGTTCGCGATCTGGGGCTCCACGATCGGCGGCATGGCCGCCGTCGGCCCGCTGCTGGGCGGCTGGCTGACCACCGCGTTCTCGTGGCGCTGGGCCTTCGGCATCAACGTGCCGCTCGGCATCCTCATCATCCTGGGCGTCCTGCTCACGGTCATCGAGTCGAAGGCGCCGCGCAGCGGCGGGCTGGACATCGTGGGCGCGCTGCTCGCGGTCGTGCTCTTCTCCTCCCTCGTGTTCGCCCTCATCGAGGGCCGCACCTTCGGATGGTGGGCGAGCGAGACCGCGCCGAGCATCGGTGACTGGACCTGGCCCTGGCCGGTGTCGCCGATCCCCTTCGCCTTCGCGCTCGCGGCGGTCGCGCTCGCCCTGTTCCTGCTCCGAGGTCGCCGTCGCCACCGTGCGGGGAGAGCGACGCTCGTCGAGTTCCGGCTGTTCCGGCTGGCCTCGTTCCGCAACGGCAACGTCGTCGCGATGGTCGTGGCGCTGGGAGAGTTCGGCCTGATCCTCGCCCTCCCCCTCTGGCTGCAGTTCGTGCTCGGCTTCGAGGCGGTGCAGACCGGTCTCGTCCTGCTCGCGCTCGCGGGCGGCTCCTTCGCCGCCAGCGGGCTCGCCGGCGCCTTCAGCGGTCGCGTCGCTCCCGTCCTCGTCGTGCGTCTCGGGCTCGTCTGCGAGATCGTCGGCATCGCCGCCGTCGGATTCGTCGTCGCGCCGGACGCCGCGTGGGGCTGGCTCCTCCCGGGCCTCGCGGTCTACGGGTTCGGCGTCGGCCTCGCGACGGCGCAGCTGACCGGGGTCATCCTCGCCGACGTCCCGGTCGAGATGTCCGGACAGGGCTCGGGCATGCAGTCGACCTCGCGCCAGATCGGCTCCGCGCTCGGCATCGCGATCCTCGGCACCGTGCTCTACGGCGCGACGGGCACGGGCCTCGCGGCGCGCCTCGACGAGGCCGGGATGTCGCCGCCCGCCGCGGCGGCGGTCGTCTCGGCCGTGGTGGACAGCGCGGGCGCCGCCATCCCGCCCCTCCTCGCGAACCCCGAGACCCGGGCGACGGGGCAGGCCGCGGCGTCCGCCTTCTCGGACGGCACCCGCATCGCCGCCTGGACCGCCGCCGGCTTCCTCGTGCTCGGCCTCGGCGCCTCGTTCAGCCTCGGCGGCGCGCGCCGCCGTGAGGAGACGGACCCGACGGCGATCGCCGATCCCGCGCCGCGCGCCTAGCTGTACCCAGCCGCGGCGTCCGGGCGGCCCCGAGCCGCGGACGCGCGTCTCGAGATCAACTTCAGGGCCGCCCAGGTCAACTCTCCGCCTCGCCACCTGCGCATCATCGTTGTGGTACCACCGTCGGTGCCGGTGACGAGGGAGTTACGGGGAATGATGCACGAGTCCGCGGTCGAGCTGTCGCGCCGCATCCGAGAGGGCGAGCTGACCGCGACCGAGCTGATGACGGAGGCGATCCGCGCCGCGGACGCGGTCGACCCGCGCATGAACGCCCTCATCTGGCGTGACGACGAGACGTCCCTCCGGGATGCCGCAGCCGCCGACGCCGCACTCGCGGCCGGCGCCGCGGTCGGCCCCTTCCACGGCGTCCCACTGCCCATCAAGGAGCTCACCTGGGTCGCGGGCCAGCCCGGGACGTTCGGCTCGCGCGGCGTGAGCGACGCGCCGCGACCCGTGAGCGATCTCGTGGTGGATCGGTTCCGCGACGCGGGCTTCCTGCTCTTCGGCCGCAGCAACTCGCCCGAGGCCGGACCCATGTCGGTGACCGAGAACTCCCGGTTCGGCGTGACCCGCAACCCGTGGAACCTCGACTACTCCCCGGCCGGCTCCTCCGGCGGCGCGGCGGCGGCGGTCGCGGCCGGCATCGTCCCGGTCGCTCACGCGACGGACGGCGGCGGGTCGATCCGCATGCCCTCCTCGGCCACCGGGCTCGTGGGGCTCAAGCCCTCGCGGGGACGCGTGCCGGCACGCGTGCCCACGTGGGAGCACTCGATCGTCGAGGGCGTCATCACCCGGCACGTCGAGGACGCCGCGGCGATCCTGGACGCGATCTCCGCGCCCGACCCCACCCTCCCCTACTCCGCTCCCCTCCCGCCGCGTCCCTTCGCCGAGGAGCTGCATCACGACGGCCCCCGCCTGCGCATCGGCCTCCTCCTCGACGCGCCGAGCGGCGTGCCGGTCGACCCCGAGTGCCGGGCGGCGGCCGAGGACCTGGCGCGCGCCCTCGAGCACCTCGGTCACACGGTGGAGCCGGTCCGTCCGCTCCTGCACTCCTGGGAGGCGGTGCTCGGCTTCGTCGACGTCATCATCAACTCGTGGCTGTGGACCACGCCCTACGAGGATGCCGAGCTCGCCGAGCCGTACATCCGCGCCCGCCGCGCCCGCGCCCGCGCCCACACCGGAGGCGACTACGCGATCGCCGCGATGCGGCTCTACCGCGAGAACGTCGACATCCTCGCGCAGTGGGGACGCGACTTCGACGTGCTCCTGACCCCGACCATGGCGACCACGCCGCCGCCGGTGGGCGTCGTGCTCGCCGAGGCGAACGCGGCGTTCGACGGCCCGCGGCTCACCGAGAACCAGATGATCGCGTTCACGGCGTTCGCGAACATCACCGGACAGCCCGCGATCTCCCTCCCCGTGCGGATGAGCGCGACCGGTCTCCCGGTGGGCGCGCAGCTGATCGGCCGTCCCTTCGGGGAGGGCGAGCTGGTACGTCTGGCGGCCTCGGTCCAGGAGCACTTCGGCTGGACCCGCCGCCATCCCACCGCCGCCGGGATCGCGCACTGACCCGCTTCGTCCTGCGCCACCCCCGCGGCGGAGAACCCGAGAACACAGCACCAGAAGGAGCGTCTTCCATGTCCACCCGTCCCCGCGCATCGTGGCGCGGCCTGCTGGTCGCCGGCATCGCCGCCGGCGCCCTGCTGCTGAGCGCCTGTTCCTCCCCCACCGCCGCCCCCGGCGGCGACGCCTCCGGCGGCAGCGTGCCCGCCGAGGTCGGCTCCGCCGTCTCGGCCGCCTACCAGGGCACCTCCGGACCGCTGCCCGGCTCCTCGCCCGCCGTGTCGCCGGGGCACCGCCTCTGGATCGTCTCGGCGTTCCAGCAGGTTCCGGGTCTGGCCTACCTGTCCGCGCAGCTGGGCGACGCCTCGACCGCGCTCGGCTGGAGTTCCAGCGTCTGCGACGGCCAGAACAACGCCAACGGCGCCTGGGCCACCTGCATCCGGCAGGGCGTCGCGTCCGGCGCCGACACGATCGTCCTCGTGAGCGTCGACTGCGCGCCCGTCGCTCAGGCGCTGGCCGAGGCGAAGGCGGCGAAGGTCGCGATCGCCGGGATCTCCTCCTTCGACTGCTCCGATCCCAGCCAGGGCGGCCGGGCAGGCGATGTTCGACACGCAGCTGCAGTACGGCGACGGCATCCACGGCGTCGCGGACTTCTTCGAGCAGAGCGGCAAGCTGCGCGCCGACTACGTGATCGAGAAGACCGGCGGTGCGGCCAAGGTGCTGCACGTCGAGTTCACGGGCGTCGCGATCGGCGACTACCTCTCGAAGGGCTTCACGGAGGAGCTCGCCGCCAAGTGCCCCGGCTGCGAAGTCGTGGGGACCGTCTCGATCACCCCCGCCGACATCGCCCAGATGCGACAGAAGTTCGAGACCGGGATGCTGCAGGCCTCCGGCGCGAACGCGATCGTCGTCGACCTCGGCTTCATGCTCGCCGGCGGCATCCAGCAGTCCCTCGTCGCCAGCAACGCGGGCAACGGTCGCGTCGTCCTGGGCGGCGAGTGCACGCAGGACGAGATCGGCTACCTGCACGACGCGAACGGCATCCAGGCCTGCATCGCGATCTCCAACGGCCGCGCCGCCTGGTCGCTGGCTGACCAGCTGAACCGCTTCTTCAACGGCCAGAGCGCCGTCAGCGACGGCATCGGCTGGACCCTCCTGGACGCGGCGTCGCCCAACCTGCCGGCCGCCGGCCAGAACTACGACGGACCGCTCGACTACCGCGCGGGCTACAAGGCGCTCTGGAAGGTCTCGTGACCGAGGAGGCATCCGGTGCCGGCGGGGGGCTTCCCGCCGGCACCGCCGACCGCGGCGACGCCGTGGTCCTCCGCGGCGAGCGCCTCTCGAAGACCTACGCGACCCGGGTCGTGCACGAGGTGGATCTGGAGCTGTCGACCGGACGGGTCCACGTTCTCGCGGGCGGCAACGGATCGGGCAAGTCGACGCTGCTGAAGATGCTCGCGGGCGTCGTGCCGGCCGATGCCGGGGGCACGATCGTGCTCGGCGGACGCCGCATCCCCGCCGAGTCGTACTCGCCGCGCGTGGCGCGCGCGGGCGGCCTCCGCTTCGTCCATCAGGACCTGGGCCTCGTGGACCAGCTCAGCATCGCCGAGAACTTCGCCCTCGAGGGCGGGCATCCCCGTCGGCTGCCGGGCTGGATCGACGACCGCCGCCTCCTGGCGCGCACGGGCGAGGACCTGCGCCGTGCGGGGCTCGGCTTCGACCCGCGTCTGCCCGTGGGCGCGCTGCGCCCGAGCGACCGCACGCTCGTCGCCGTCGCACGGGCGCTGCGCGAGGACCCGGACGCCGAGACCTCCGGGGTTCCGCTGACCCTCGTCCTGGACGAGCCGACCGCGAGCCTGCCGATCACCGAGGTCGACCGGCTGCTCGAACGACTCCACGACCTCCGCGCCGCGGGGCACGGGATCGCGCTCGTCACGCACCGTCTCAGCGAGGTCATGCGGATCGCCGACGAGGTGACGGTGCTCCGCGACGGACGCGTGGTCGGCGCGGGGCCCATCGCCGACTTCGACGAGGACCGCATCCTCGCGCTCATCGCGGGTCACGTCCCGGAGCGGCTGACCCGGCAGGAGCGCGACACGACCCGCGGGCCCGTGGTGCTCGGGGTGCGAGGGCTGTCGGCCGGACCGCTCCAGGCGATCGACCTCGACGTGCACCGCGGGGAGATCGTGGGCGTCGCCGGCCTCGTCGGCTCCGGGCGGACGACCCTCCTGCGCGCGCTGTTCGGCGATGTGCCCGCGACGGGCGGGATCTCGCTCGACGGCGAGGCCGTCCGCATCCGCGACACCGGGGATGCGGTGGCCCACCGCATCGCCCTCGTGCCCGAGGACCGGGTCCGCGAGGCCGCCTATCTCGACGCCC
It includes:
- a CDS encoding glycogen debranching N-terminal domain-containing protein, with amino-acid sequence MQPLLHDQHVILRAPVQAWQGPDGSMGDAPIHGLYLGDIRLISHLRLRVGGASGEHVAIAEDAADRAVFVSLVRQLDDADADPHLRAVRTRTVTASGLREGVRLESALADPLRTTVEIALSSDLAAMDLVKSGRSGDPAAFELAGTTAHWGRDAVRVAVTAEGARLRVDGDLLVLTWDIELVPGSAAEVEWRVEATDARAVVTAPTTPVPWSQPSVVDDDRLRRWVERALGDLDALRLETTRAPGEQFLAAGAPWFFTLFGRDSLWAARMLLPLGTGLAASTLRVLARFQGRESVSDTAEQPGKIMHELRRDTLEIPGEAIALPPLYYGTVDATPLWVCLLHDAWRAGMPDAEVAELLPHLEAALSWMRDFGDSDGDGLLEYVDETGHGLSNQGWKDSGDSVQWRDGTLAQGPIALCEVQAYAYEAARHGADLLEHFGRDGTGWRDWASRLRAAFHDRFWVDDPEGAFPAIALDADKRPVDSVTSNIGHLLGTGLLDAAQARLVARRLLSPALDSGYGLRTLATDAGGYWPLGYHRGTVWAHDTAIAIRGLAAEGIAPGPLIDGLLSAAAAFDYRMPELHGGDARSAIGRPVPYPAACRPQAWSAAAAVTCLDAKVRNAGES
- a CDS encoding DHA2 family efflux MFS transporter permease subunit is translated as MNDAPPGSRRRWAALVFISIAVSLIIVDSTIVNVAVPSIVGDLGLTSTQVQWVQEAYTLVFASLLLLFGVFADRWGRRRVLLTGVAIFTLASVGAALAPTGGALIALRVLQGAGGAMMLPTTLSLINATFRGRERAIAFAIWGSTIGGMAAVGPLLGGWLTTAFSWRWAFGINVPLGILIILGVLLTVIESKAPRSGGLDIVGALLAVVLFSSLVFALIEGRTFGWWASETAPSIGDWTWPWPVSPIPFAFALAAVALALFLLRGRRRHRAGRATLVEFRLFRLASFRNGNVVAMVVALGEFGLILALPLWLQFVLGFEAVQTGLVLLALAGGSFAASGLAGAFSGRVAPVLVVRLGLVCEIVGIAAVGFVVAPDAAWGWLLPGLAVYGFGVGLATAQLTGVILADVPVEMSGQGSGMQSTSRQIGSALGIAILGTVLYGATGTGLAARLDEAGMSPPAAAAVVSAVVDSAGAAIPPLLANPETRATGQAAASAFSDGTRIAAWTAAGFLVLGLGASFSLGGARRREETDPTAIADPAPRA
- a CDS encoding amidase, which produces MMHESAVELSRRIREGELTATELMTEAIRAADAVDPRMNALIWRDDETSLRDAAAADAALAAGAAVGPFHGVPLPIKELTWVAGQPGTFGSRGVSDAPRPVSDLVVDRFRDAGFLLFGRSNSPEAGPMSVTENSRFGVTRNPWNLDYSPAGSSGGAAAAVAAGIVPVAHATDGGGSIRMPSSATGLVGLKPSRGRVPARVPTWEHSIVEGVITRHVEDAAAILDAISAPDPTLPYSAPLPPRPFAEELHHDGPRLRIGLLLDAPSGVPVDPECRAAAEDLARALEHLGHTVEPVRPLLHSWEAVLGFVDVIINSWLWTTPYEDAELAEPYIRARRARARAHTGGDYAIAAMRLYRENVDILAQWGRDFDVLLTPTMATTPPPVGVVLAEANAAFDGPRLTENQMIAFTAFANITGQPAISLPVRMSATGLPVGAQLIGRPFGEGELVRLAASVQEHFGWTRRHPTAAGIAH
- a CDS encoding sugar ABC transporter ATP-binding protein; this translates as MTEEASGAGGGLPAGTADRGDAVVLRGERLSKTYATRVVHEVDLELSTGRVHVLAGGNGSGKSTLLKMLAGVVPADAGGTIVLGGRRIPAESYSPRVARAGGLRFVHQDLGLVDQLSIAENFALEGGHPRRLPGWIDDRRLLARTGEDLRRAGLGFDPRLPVGALRPSDRTLVAVARALREDPDAETSGVPLTLVLDEPTASLPITEVDRLLERLHDLRAAGHGIALVTHRLSEVMRIADEVTVLRDGRVVGAGPIADFDEDRILALIAGHVPERLTRQERDTTRGPVVLGVRGLSAGPLQAIDLDVHRGEIVGVAGLVGSGRTTLLRALFGDVPATGGISLDGEAVRIRDTGDAVAHRIALVPEDRVREAAYLDAPVWENLSAASVSRYRTRLGVSARRERRAAPALISRFRVRTPSAGAPLAALSGGNQQKVVLARWLQTEPRVLLLDEPTQGVDAVARDDIHRTVRDTVDGGACAVVVSSDVEELEQLCDRVIVLHGGRLVQTLAGARVRRDILTAAIQQESRVA